In Aegilops tauschii subsp. strangulata cultivar AL8/78 chromosome 3, Aet v6.0, whole genome shotgun sequence, one genomic interval encodes:
- the LOC109775393 gene encoding probable membrane-associated kinase regulator 4: MARHGPQIHDQPLQEEDYIDMELSSPAAAKVVTNTASLLCYTTAMAASPQQSREFEFHMSAPVDHWEPMASPADELFYKGKLLPLHLPPRIQMVERLLEIAADKGLLSASTAPATPYQSCHVSPANSCYASGELNAEQYFSECASATIAAAEVEAACEKKPWSKKLKFIRNLNLGLKLKASKAYLKTIFAAKAGDPDDKGGAPRANEFSTAQVKSWRKNPFGQIRSNRYTTSPISDSATLGGQLKEDEYGHRRSFSSVIIRYSSSNKTSSASSSSCSSSNSSSYVPSSNDSGLGPVLRRSSSASSEMDNPIQGAIAYCKKSQQLASVRKSASDAGFRFMSSSVSKIAAESEDEEDIFEICSQR, translated from the coding sequence ATGGCAAGACATGGCCCCCAAATCCATGACCAACCACTCCAAGAAGAGGACTACATAGACATGGAGCTGAGCTCACCCGCAGCTGCAAAGGTGGTCACCAATACAGCAAGCTTGCTTTGCTACACCACAGCCATGGCAGCCTCCCCCCAGCAGTCGAGGGAGTTTGAGTTCCACATGTCAGCTCCCGTTGACCACTGGGAGCCCATGGCATCACCAGCAGATGAGCTCTTCTACAAGGGCAAGCTGCTGCCGCTCCACCTTCCACCACGCATCCAAATGGTTGAAAGGCTCCTCGAGATCGCGGCTGACAAGGGCCTCCTCTCCGCGAGCACTGCCCCCGCTACACCATACCAGTCGTGCCACGTTTCACCAGCAAATTCATGTTATGCAAGTGGTGAGCTCAATGCAGAGCAGTACTTCAGCGAGTGCGCATCCGCCACTATTGCTGCTGCTGAGGTGGAAGCAGCATGCGAAAAGAAGCCATGGTCCAAGAAGCTCAAGTTCATCAGGAATCTCAACCTTGGTCTCAAGCTCAAGGCATCAAAGGCTTACCTCAAGACAATATTTGCCGCTAAAGCAGGGGATCCAGATGACAAGGGTGGTGCACCAAGAGCAAATGAGTTCTCCACCGCCCAGGTCAAGAGTTGGAGGAAGAACCCATTTGGCCAGATCAGAAGCAACAGGTACACAACCTCGCCCATCAGCGACAGTGCCACACTGGGAGGGCAGCTTAAAGAAGATGAGTACGGCCATAGGAGGTCATTCTCTAGTGTCATTATCCGATATTCGTCATCAAACAAGACGTCATCtgcctcatcatcatcatgcTCTTCGTCAAATTCATCATCCTACGTCCCGAGCTCAAATGACTCTGGTTTGGGGCCAGTGCTCAGGAGGAGCAGCAGTGCCAGCTCAGAGATGGATAATCCAATCCAGGGTGCAATAGCATACTGCAAGAAGTCGCAGCAACTGGCCTCAGTGAGGAAGAGTGCAAGCGATGCAGGTTTCCGGTTCATGTCATCATCAGTGTCGAAGATAGCTGCAGAATCTGAAGATGAAGAAGACATTTTTGAGATTTGCAGTCAACGGTAG
- the LOC109781604 gene encoding ankyrin repeat-containing protein NPR4, translating to MLPEIREEGGSGAGTSATKAMSVSLSGKRGRYVRQVTGRHNDTDLHVAARAGDAAALRRALDEAAVVVAVGEEGEQLEAVRRAVAAEANEAGETPLLAAAERGHLEVVVELLRHLDSQGVAAKNRSGYDALHVAAREGHHAVVQEMLRHDRMFAKTFGLANTTPLISAATRGHAEVVQLLLEQDDFGLGEMAKDNGKNALHFAARQGHMEIVKALLEKDPQLARRNDKKGQTALHMAVKGTNCDVLRALVDADPAIVMLPDKNGNTALHVATRKKRAEIVIVLLRLPDTHVNALNRDHKTAFDIAEGLPHCEESSEIKDILSQHGALRSRELNQPRDELRKTVTEIKKDVHTQLEQTRKTNKNVHGIAKELRKLHREGINNATNSVTVVAVLFATVAFAAIFTVPGGNENNGVAIVVQTASFRIFFIFNAIALFTSLAVVVVQITVVRGETKSERKVVEVINKLMWLASVCTTISFIASCYIVLGRHFQWAAILVSLIGGVTMTGVLGTMTYFVVKSKRMRKIRKKEKMSRRSGSSSWVDNTEISETELNQVYAL from the exons ATGTTGCCCGAGATCCGCGAAG AGGGCGGCAGCGGCGCGGGCACGAGCGCGACCAAGGCGATGTCGGTGTCGCTGAGCGGGAAGCGGGGCCGGTACGTGCGGCAGGTGACGGGCCGCCACAACGACACCGACCTGCACGTGGCGGCGCGGGCCGGGGACGCCGCGGCGCTGCGCCGCGCGCTGGACGAGGCGGCGGTGGTCGTGGCGGTCGGGGAGGAAGGGGAGCAGCTGGAGGCGGTGCGCCGCGCCGTGGCCGCGGAGGCCAACGAGGCCGGGGAGACGCCGCTCCTGGCCGCCGCCGAGAGGGGCCACCTCGAGGTGGTGGTGGAGCTGCTCCGGCATCTGGACTCCCAGGGCGTCGCCGCGAAGAACAGGTCGGGGTATGACGCGCTGCACGTCGCGGCCAGAGAAGGGCATCATG CTGTTGTGCAGGAAATGTTACGTCACGATAGGATGTTTGCCAAAACATTTGGCCTTGCAAATACTACCCCGCTTATCTCAGCAGCTACAAGGGGACATGCTGAAGTTGTCCAATTGTTACTTGAACAAGATGATTTTGGATTGGGGGAAATGGCCAAAGATAATGGCAAAAATGCTTTACACTTTGCTGCTCGACAGGGACATATGGAAATTGTTAAAGCGTTACTTGAGAAAGATCCACAGCTAGCAAGACGAAATGACAAGAAAGGTCAAACGGCACTGCATATGGCTGTGAAAGGAACTAACTGTGATGTTCTTAGAGCACTTGTGGATGCTGATCCAGCAATTGTAATGCTGCCAGACAAAAATGGAAACACTGCCTTGCATGTAGCAACAAGGAAAAAGCGAGCAGAG ATAGTTATTGTTCTTTTGCGGCTACCAGATACCCATGTCAATGCACTGAACAGAGATCACAAGACTGCTTTTGATATAGCTGAAGGGCTGCCACATTGTGAGGAGTCGTCTGAAATTAAGGATATTTTATCTCAACATGGCGCTCTCAGATCTAGAGAGCTAAATCAGCCTCGAGATGAACTCCGGAAGACAGTGACAGAGATCAAGAAAGATGTCCACACACAGCTCGAACAGACAAGAAAAACTAACAAAAATGTGCATGGCATTGCTAAGGAACTCAGAAAGTTGCACAGAGAAGGTATCAATAATGCAACAAACTCTGTAACTGTTGTTGCTGTGCTTTTTGCTACTGTCGCTTTCGCAGCTATATTCACTGTACCTGGTGGAAATGAGAACAATGGAGTTGCGATTGTTGTCCAGACTGCTTCCTTTAGGATATTCTTCATCTTTAATGCCATAGCTCTGTTCACATCATTGGCGGTGGTCGTGGTTCAAATAACAGTTGTCAGGGGAGAAACCAAGTCTGAGCGAAAGGTTGTTGAGGTGATCAACAAGCTTATGTGGCTGGCATCAGTTTGCACAACCATTTCTTTCATTGCCTCATGCTATATTGTGCTAGGCCGCCATTTCCAATGGGCAGCAATACTGGTTAGTTTGATAGGTGGTGTTACAATGACTGGTGTTCTTGGAACAATGACGTACTTTGTGGTGAAATCAAAGCGCATGAGGAAGATTAGAAAAAAAGAGAAGATGTCAAGAAGAAGCGGCTCAAGCTCCTGGGTTGATAATACTGAAATCTCAGAGACTGAGCTTAATCAAGTGTATGCCTTGTAA